DNA from Salinispora arenicola:
CCGCCGCCCGGCTCGCCGACGCGGCGGCGGTCGGCGCTGTCTACGCGGGTGACCGGACCGCCGCCGCCACCCGACACGTCGCATCCTGGCGGGCGCTGCGTCCGCTACGCCTGAAGGGCAAGCGTGAGCCGGTCGAGGCGTACGAACTGCTCGGCTTGCTGGACGCGACGGGCACCCGGTCCGGGCTCGGCGACGAAGCGCCCTTCGTCGGCCGGGAGACCGAGATCGGGCGGGTCGCTGGCCGGCTCGCCGAGGTGGTCGACCGCGGCGAGCCCCGGGTACTGCTGATGACTGCCGAGGCCGGTATCGGCAAGTCCCGCTTCGCCGCCGAGGTGGAACGCTTCGCCGCCGGCTACGACGTGGGCGCCGGCCGATTCGCGGCGTACACGGGCGCGCGGGTGCTCTCCGTGCGCTGTGTCGCGTTCGGTGAGCGGCTCCGGCTCGGACCCCTGGCGGACCTGGTCCGCGCCGCGGTCGGGCTGCCCACCGACGCGGCTACCGCGCTCACCCGGCCGGTGGTCGAGGAGCGGCTGCGTCGGCTCGGCCAGCGTCTCAGCCGTACCGGTGGCGAGCCCGGACCGGTCGCCACCGAACTGTTGCTGGCCCTCCTCGGCTACGCGGAGCTGTCCAGCAGCCCCAGCGACCAGGGCGAGTGGCGACCGGCAAGCCAGTCCGCCGACGCCGATGCGGTGCCGAAGGCCGTCGCGGACCTGCTCAGCGCTCTCGCGGGGGAAGCGCCGCTGCTGGTCGTGGTGGACGACCTGCACGACGCGACCACCGACACCATCCATGCGCTCGGCGAGACCCTGTCCCGGCTGGTCGGTCCGGTGCTGGTGCTGCTGCTGGGCCGGCCGGAACTGGTCCGCACCGCGGGCGCCCTGACCCAGGTGGCCGACGCCGAGGTCCATGCGTTGCCGCCGCTGCGCGGCGCGGATGCCGCCCGGCTGCTCACCAGCTATCTCGGCGGTGGCCGGTTGCCGCAGGCCGACGCCGATCGCCTGCTCGCCACCGCGCAAGGAAACCCGTTCTATCTCGCCGAGTTGGTCACCCTGTTGATGGAGCGGGGCGCGCTCACCGCCGGCAGCGACAACGGCTGGCGACTCGCAGCGGGTTCGCTCGGCAGCCGGCTGCTTTCCCGCGACCTCGCGGCCGTGCTCGCCGCGCGGATCGACGCGCTGCCGCCGGACGCCCGCTCGGTGCTGCGGGACGCGGCGGTGGTTGGTGACGTCGTGCCGGCCGGGTCCCTCGAGGCACTGCGCGAGCAGCGGAGCGGCCGGGATGTCCGTCCATCGGCGGTGGTCGCCGTCGAGCTGGAGCGCGCGGTCGAGGAACTGCTGCAACGCCGCATGTTGCTTCGCGCGCGGTCCGGCCACACGTTCGCCACCCCGCTGATGCGGGAGGCGGCCTACGCCGGGGTCAGCAAGGCTGAACTGGCCGAACGACACGCGGCGCTCGCCCGCTGGGCGGCGGCCGATTCGTCGGCGGGCACGCCCGCATCGGGTGGGTTCACCGAGACCGCCCGGGACGACTTCGTGGCCGGGCACGTGGAGCGGGCGACCGCGCTGGCCGACGCGGTGGGCCTGCGCCCGGACGCACCGGCGCGGGCCGTGGTGCCGGTCGGGATCGCCGCGTTGGGTCAGGCCGCCCGCCGGTCGATGCACGCCGGGGAGCCGCTGCTGGCGGTGGAGTACGCCGAACGGGCCGCCGAGCTGGCCCGAGACGGGGTTCCGGCGGCCGACCGGGTGGTGCACGCGCGAGCGCTGCTCCAGGTCGGCAAGCCGGTTGAGGCGTTGGCGAAGGCCGAGAAGATCGCCGCCAACGCTGGGGACGAGGCGGCCACCCAGACCAGTTCGTTGCTTCTCGCCGGGCAGGCCCACCAGACGATGGGTGACCTGGACCGGGCGGTGAGCTGCTGGCAGGAGGCGTTGCAGGTCGCCTCCACCCACGGGATGCCGACTCTGCGTGCGTCGGCGATGCGGCGGCTCGGGATGGCCGACTTCATCACCGGCCGGTTGGGGCAGGCGAGCAGCCGGCTCGCCGCGTCGTACCAGGCCAGTCTCGCCGTGCAGGATCGCCGCGGGCAGGCGTGGTCGCTGCAGAACTTGGCCTGGGTCACCACCACGCGGGGCGACTTCGCCGGCACCGACGCGGTGCTTGGTCGGGCCGCGCGGCTGTTCGCCGAGCTGAAGGATCCGCACGGGCGGGCCTGGCTGCGGGGCACCACTGCCTTCGCCCGGCTGCTCGCCGGCCGGCTGCACGAGGCCGGCCGCCTCGCCCGGGTCTTTCTGCCGTTCGGCGAGCGGGTCGGTGAGCAGTGGGCGGTCGGCACGTTGCGGGCGGTGGAGGCGTTCGCCACTGCCGAGCTGGGTGATCTGGCCGAGGCCGACCAGGCGGCTCGGCGGGCGTACCGGGACTTCGACGCCGCCTCCGATGAGTGGGGACGGGGCTTCGCACTGGTGGTACGCGGGGTCATCGCTCGTGGCCTGGGCGAGCCGGAGCATGCCGTGGACCTGCTCACCGACGCCCTGGAGTACGCCGGCCGCATCTCGCACCCGCTGTTGACCGGTA
Protein-coding regions in this window:
- a CDS encoding adenylate/guanylate cyclase domain-containing protein encodes the protein MTCPVCGTVAVPGARFCHNCGAALPAAATLPATERRVVTVLFGDLSDFTSWSEDLDPERVGAVTDRVLAALAGAVKTFGGHVDKLTGDGIMAVFGAPVAHEDDAERAVRAALSMQRAVRRVLDDERGGGGPLGLRVGLNTGDVIAGIQAALEYTVIGDTVNTAARLADAAAVGAVYAGDRTAAATRHVASWRALRPLRLKGKREPVEAYELLGLLDATGTRSGLGDEAPFVGRETEIGRVAGRLAEVVDRGEPRVLLMTAEAGIGKSRFAAEVERFAAGYDVGAGRFAAYTGARVLSVRCVAFGERLRLGPLADLVRAAVGLPTDAATALTRPVVEERLRRLGQRLSRTGGEPGPVATELLLALLGYAELSSSPSDQGEWRPASQSADADAVPKAVADLLSALAGEAPLLVVVDDLHDATTDTIHALGETLSRLVGPVLVLLLGRPELVRTAGALTQVADAEVHALPPLRGADAARLLTSYLGGGRLPQADADRLLATAQGNPFYLAELVTLLMERGALTAGSDNGWRLAAGSLGSRLLSRDLAAVLAARIDALPPDARSVLRDAAVVGDVVPAGSLEALREQRSGRDVRPSAVVAVELERAVEELLQRRMLLRARSGHTFATPLMREAAYAGVSKAELAERHAALARWAAADSSAGTPASGGFTETARDDFVAGHVERATALADAVGLRPDAPARAVVPVGIAALGQAARRSMHAGEPLLAVEYAERAAELARDGVPAADRVVHARALLQVGKPVEALAKAEKIAANAGDEAATQTSSLLLAGQAHQTMGDLDRAVSCWQEALQVASTHGMPTLRASAMRRLGMADFITGRLGQASSRLAASYQASLAVQDRRGQAWSLQNLAWVTTTRGDFAGTDAVLGRAARLFAELKDPHGRAWLRGTTAFARLLAGRLHEAGRLARVFLPFGERVGEQWAVGTLRAVEAFATAELGDLAEADQAARRAYRDFDAASDEWGRGFALVVRGVIARGLGEPEHAVDLLTDALEYAGRISHPLLTGMAGTMRGFVALDSGDYDLAERDARAVLTAVEPHNQRAPAQTAPRVLLATARMAAGDPSVAVGLLAPVATAALTTPALLFSRRQTMARYASALLAYGQREQALDWARRAFTVPAEDVRSQVIATAVLAEALAATGGRAAARASAEETVRLAYATEQRSERRAADDLLARLAAAD